A single window of Zea mays cultivar B73 chromosome 10, Zm-B73-REFERENCE-NAM-5.0, whole genome shotgun sequence DNA harbors:
- the LOC100282280 gene encoding transcription factor MAMYB, protein MEFIDPWDSQSRARVVHSGANSTSFSSSTAKAPLSLRHAASCAAAAVALLAAAFYLLPTYQILSSLLIWIASSLLLAPFAPLSATGGDISVGRGRVVPAPEPAPEPTPEPTPAPRRGRRQNPVPTPTKPSDPGTPPVQSAASLHPLQKATTADGAVVDGGEREEDAGEWTDQELELLRRQMVKHPAGEPQRWEKIAAVFGGRRTPENVIRAAKSGAPAAGGSSFEQFLRKRKPLDPRAEAAVTADDAGGAESADAAWSAGDDRALLNALKEFPKDTAMRWEKVAASVPGKTKAVCMKRITELKRDFRSTKTASEAAS, encoded by the coding sequence ATGGAGTTCATCGACCCCTGGGACTCCCAGTCCCGCGCTCGCGTCGTCCATTCCGGCGCCAACTCCACTTCGTTCTCCTCCTCCACCGCCAAAGCACCCCTCTCCCTCCGCCACGCCGCATCTTGCGCCGCCGCGGCCGTCGCACTTCTCGCCGCCGCGTTCTACCTCCTCCCGACCTACCAGATCCTCTCCTCCCTCCTCATATGGATCGCTTCGTCCCTGCTCCTCGCCCCCTTCGCGCCCTTGTCGGCCACTGGCGGCGACATCTCCGTCGGCCGAGGCCGCGTCGTTCCGGCTCCAGAACCGGCCCCAGAACCCACACCGGAACCCACGCCCGCCCCCCGCCGCGGCCGTCGCCAGAACCCAGTCCCGACGCCCACAAAACCCTCAGATCCGGGCACTCCCCCCGTCCAATCGGCCGCATCACTGCATCCGTTGCAGAAGGCGACAACTGCGGATGGAGCCGTGGTGGACGGCGGCGAGAGGGAGGAGGACGCCGGCGAGTGGACTGACCAAGAGCTGGAGCTGCTCCGGCGGCAGATGGTGAAGCACCCGGCGGGTGAGCCCCAGCGCTGGGAGAAGATCGCCGCGGTGTTTGGCGGCCGCCGCACGCCGGAGAATGTCATCCGGGCGGCAAAGTCGGGCGCTCCCGCGGCGGGAGGAAGCTCGTTCGAGCAGTTCCTACGCAAGCGGAAGCCGCTCGATCCGAGGGCCGAGGCTGCTGTCACTGCGGACGATGCGGGAGGCGCCGAGAGTGCGGACGCCGCTTGGAGCGCCGGGGATGACCGGGCCTTGCTGAACGCTCTTAAGGAGTTCCCGAAGGACACTGCAATGAGGTGGGAGAAGGTGGCGGCCTCTGTACCCGGGAAGACAAAGGCCGTGTGCATGAAGAGGATCACCGAGCTCAAGCGAGACTTCAGGAGCACCAAGACGGCATCGGAAGCAGCATCATAG